One window of Saprospiraceae bacterium genomic DNA carries:
- a CDS encoding T9SS type A sorting domain-containing protein: MKKIYWIFLLGCFTFRLVAQSSHPCLTTPEMQIQIKKRMLENRKVWQNNVASTASTPVYIPVRFWLTANSDGTDRYVKYLELFQFFCTTNACIGNESIQFFIKEINENLNNSLVHKDPLGQGLWAIIDSTKLRHDAINIFLTDFIHPTAGAIFSFNHDFILLDDHYVQKESGILCHELGHYFSLPHTSGDWLDYQCNIPTLDQRKGMLFPEYVTRTKVDSNGIQICNYAGDGFCDTEADYGEAMNPSTPCNYTGCAKDPDLFNLNPDLSNPMTIGSYITCFDSFSTHQKQAILFDFLSPHRDYIKTIYTPKGEAIEPKYLAPLDKHQFAGNDSLKFDWEDAPNATDYILEIAHNRGFNLNLFQFKTTQSEFLVTNLLPKKVFYWRVLAYNSNSYCLNDPQISIFTTGALTTENKEAFNKKTNYTVHKIPNSNQLRIQFTSEWNHPILFSLFDLNGTLVYKKTIVDRVIELDQSSLIPGMYLFKYTTPEHIEVFSKLLINF, translated from the coding sequence ATGAAAAAAATTTACTGGATTTTCTTGCTTGGTTGTTTTACGTTTCGGTTGGTTGCTCAAAGTTCGCACCCTTGCCTTACAACGCCAGAAATGCAAATACAAATTAAGAAACGCATGCTGGAAAATCGCAAGGTGTGGCAAAATAACGTTGCAAGCACAGCCTCTACGCCGGTTTATATTCCTGTTCGATTTTGGCTGACTGCCAATTCAGATGGAACGGATCGTTATGTTAAATATCTTGAATTATTTCAGTTTTTTTGTACAACCAATGCATGCATCGGCAATGAATCCATTCAATTTTTTATCAAAGAAATTAATGAAAATTTAAACAACAGTTTAGTTCACAAAGATCCACTCGGTCAGGGACTGTGGGCTATCATTGATTCAACAAAATTACGACACGATGCCATCAATATTTTTTTAACAGATTTTATTCATCCAACAGCTGGAGCAATCTTCTCATTTAATCATGATTTCATTTTATTGGATGATCATTATGTGCAAAAAGAATCAGGTATCTTATGTCATGAGTTAGGTCATTATTTTAGTTTGCCCCATACCAGTGGGGATTGGTTAGACTATCAATGCAACATTCCTACTTTGGATCAACGAAAGGGAATGTTATTTCCGGAATATGTAACACGCACGAAAGTTGATAGTAATGGAATTCAAATTTGCAATTATGCAGGAGATGGATTTTGTGATACAGAGGCTGATTATGGAGAAGCCATGAATCCTAGCACTCCATGTAACTATACTGGTTGTGCAAAAGATCCTGATTTATTTAACTTAAATCCTGATTTAAGCAATCCGATGACGATTGGGTCTTATATCACCTGTTTTGATAGTTTTAGTACCCACCAAAAACAAGCCATTCTATTTGATTTTTTAAGTCCACACAGAGATTATATAAAAACAATTTATACTCCTAAAGGGGAAGCCATTGAGCCCAAATATCTTGCTCCATTAGATAAACATCAATTTGCAGGAAATGACAGTTTAAAGTTTGATTGGGAAGATGCTCCTAATGCAACTGACTACATTTTGGAAATAGCACATAACAGAGGTTTCAACCTAAACTTATTTCAATTCAAAACTACTCAAAGTGAGTTTTTGGTCACGAATTTACTTCCAAAAAAAGTGTTTTACTGGCGAGTCCTGGCATACAATTCAAATTCATATTGTCTTAACGATCCACAAATTTCAATATTTACCACAGGAGCACTCACCACAGAAAATAAAGAAGCATTCAATAAAAAAACAAATTATACAGTTCACAAAATTCCTAATTCAAATCAACTTCGCATCCAATTTACTTCTGAATGGAATCATCCAATACTGTTTTCATTATTTGATTTGAATGGTACATTGGTATATAAAAAAACAATTGTTGATCGGGTGATTGAATTAGATCAGAGCTCGTTAATTCCAGGAATGTACCTATTTAAATATACAACACCTGAACACATAGAGGTCTTTTCAAAATTGTTAATAAATTTTTGA
- the kbl gene encoding glycine C-acetyltransferase, with product MFGDIRKQLADELQAIESAGLYKKERTITSPQGAVIQTKEGGEVLNFCANNYLGLSSHPDVIQAAKDAIDHYGYGMSSVRFICGTQDQHKELEKKTAAFLGMEDCILYAAAFDANGGIFEPILVEQDAIISDELNHASIIDGIRLCKAQRYRYKNNDMNDLEMQLQAASGARRKLIVTDGVFSMDGTIAQLDKICDLADRYQAMVMIDECHASGFMGKTGRGTHEYRNVMDRIDIITGTYGKALGGASGGFTAARKEIVDMLRQRSRPYLFSNTLAPSIVGASIKVLDLLSSTTSLRDRLETNTKYFRNAMTQAAFNILPGEHPIVPVMLYDAPLAQKMAAELLKEGIYVVGFFYPVVPQGKARIRVQISAGHTPDHLEKCVAAFTKIGKQLQVI from the coding sequence ATGTTTGGAGATATCAGAAAGCAATTAGCAGATGAATTGCAGGCAATAGAATCAGCCGGCCTTTATAAAAAAGAACGTACGATCACATCCCCGCAAGGTGCTGTTATACAGACCAAGGAGGGTGGGGAAGTCCTGAATTTTTGTGCTAACAATTATTTAGGATTGTCCTCTCATCCGGATGTGATCCAGGCAGCAAAAGATGCTATTGATCATTATGGATATGGAATGTCATCCGTACGATTTATTTGCGGTACTCAGGATCAACATAAAGAATTAGAGAAAAAGACTGCAGCATTTTTAGGAATGGAAGATTGCATTTTATATGCCGCTGCCTTTGATGCCAATGGAGGCATTTTTGAACCCATACTTGTTGAACAGGATGCAATCATTTCAGACGAATTAAACCATGCTTCGATCATCGATGGCATTCGTTTATGCAAAGCGCAACGCTATCGTTACAAAAACAACGATATGAATGACCTGGAAATGCAATTGCAAGCCGCTTCAGGAGCCAGAAGAAAATTAATTGTAACAGATGGTGTTTTTTCTATGGATGGCACCATTGCTCAATTGGATAAGATTTGTGATCTGGCAGATCGATATCAAGCCATGGTGATGATCGATGAATGCCATGCCAGTGGATTTATGGGTAAAACCGGACGTGGGACTCATGAATACCGAAATGTTATGGATCGGATTGATATCATTACCGGTACCTATGGCAAAGCGCTGGGCGGCGCTTCCGGAGGATTTACAGCTGCCCGAAAAGAAATTGTTGACATGTTGAGACAACGATCCAGACCCTATTTATTTTCCAATACGCTTGCACCTTCTATCGTCGGAGCCTCCATTAAAGTATTGGATTTACTTTCCTCAACGACTTCTTTGCGCGATAGACTTGAAACCAATACAAAGTATTTTAGAAATGCCATGACGCAGGCAGCTTTCAACATCCTTCCAGGTGAACATCCCATTGTTCCAGTCATGTTGTACGACGCGCCCCTTGCACAAAAAATGGCAGCAGAACTCTTGAAAGAAGGGATTTATGTGGTAGGATTTTTCTATCCTGTGGTACCTCAAGGAAAAGCACGAATCCGCGTTCAAATTTCTGCCGGACATACACCGGATCATTTAGAAAAATGTGTAGCAGCCTTTACAAAAATTGGTAAGCAATTACAGGTAATTTAA
- a CDS encoding NAD-dependent epimerase/dehydratase family protein gives MSSERILILGANGQIGTVLTHSLRSKFGNDSVISSDLQASKLPFGPHEILNVLDKPGLEAVVSKYQITQIYHLAAILSARGEQDPQNTWKINMDGLMNVLTVSVDQKISKLFYPSTIAIYGHSTPKQMTPQEASFIPATVYGISKIAGEHWCNYFYNRYGLDVRSLRYPGVISWQSDPGGGTTDYAVEIFHSALKEKKYTCFLEADTRLPMIHMDDCIRATLELMDAPKELIHIRTSYNLASMSFTPAELAAEIKKHIPEFEISYKPDFRQAIAASWSESIDDSVARRDWNWKPSYDLASLTADMLEHLRIKLNT, from the coding sequence ATGTCCTCAGAACGCATTTTAATCCTCGGTGCCAATGGTCAAATTGGAACCGTATTGACTCATTCGCTTCGATCCAAATTTGGCAATGATTCGGTAATCAGTTCGGACCTTCAGGCATCTAAACTGCCTTTCGGGCCACATGAAATTTTAAATGTTTTAGATAAACCTGGATTGGAAGCAGTTGTTTCAAAATACCAGATTACACAGATCTACCACTTAGCAGCAATTCTTTCAGCAAGAGGAGAGCAAGATCCTCAGAACACCTGGAAGATCAATATGGATGGATTGATGAATGTGTTAACGGTTTCGGTAGATCAGAAAATATCAAAACTATTTTACCCAAGTACGATTGCAATCTATGGGCATTCAACGCCAAAACAAATGACCCCTCAGGAAGCAAGTTTTATACCTGCAACCGTTTATGGTATTAGTAAAATTGCAGGCGAGCATTGGTGTAATTATTTCTATAACCGTTATGGCTTGGATGTTCGTTCTCTCCGGTATCCGGGAGTCATCAGTTGGCAATCAGATCCAGGTGGGGGTACTACGGATTATGCAGTTGAAATATTTCATTCTGCTTTGAAAGAAAAGAAATACACATGTTTTTTAGAAGCAGACACCCGCTTGCCAATGATTCACATGGATGATTGCATTCGTGCTACTTTGGAATTGATGGACGCACCGAAAGAATTGATTCACATACGAACGTCTTACAATTTAGCCAGCATGAGTTTTACACCGGCTGAATTGGCAGCAGAAATTAAAAAGCACATTCCGGAATTTGAAATATCCTATAAACCAGATTTTAGACAAGCCATTGCAGCATCCTGGTCAGAAAGCATTGATGATTCGGTGGCGCGTCGGGATTGGAATTGGAAGCCTTCCTATGATTTAGCTTCATTAACAGCGGATATGCTTGAGCATTTGAGAATTAAATTAAACACCTAA